AGTCGTTTGTACCAATTGACATGAAGTCTACTTCTTTTGCAAATTGGTCTGCAAGCATCGCTGCTGCAGGGATTTCAATCATGATACCAACTTGGATATCATCCGCAACTGCAACACCTTCAGCAAGAAGGTTTGCTTTTTCTTCTTCATAAACTGCTTTAGCTGCACGGAATTCTTTCAAAAGGGCAACCATTGGGAACATGATACGCAATTGACCATGAACAGAAGCACGAAGAAGGGCACGGATTTGTGTACGGAACATTGCATCTCCAGTTTCAGAAATAGAGATACGAAGGGCACGGAATCCAAGGAATGGGTTCATTTCATGTGGCATATCGAAGTAAGGAAGTTCCTTATCTCCACCGATATCCATTGTACGAACAACCACTGGTTTACCATTCATTCCCTCAAGTACAGCCTTATATGCTTCATACTGCTCATCTTCAGTTGGGAAGTCTTGAGAATCCATGTACAAGAATTCTGTACGGTAAAGTCCAACAGCTTCTGCACCGTTGTTGTTAACACCTTCAACGTCTTTTGGAGTACCGATGTTAGCAGCCAACTCGAAGTGTTTACCGTCAGCAGTCACTGTTTGAGCATCTTTCAAAAGTGCCCATTCAGCTTTTTGTTTAGCATAAGCTTCACCAGCTGCTTTAAATTCTGCCGCTTGTCCATCTGTTGGGTTGATAATCACTTCACCAGTAATTCCGTTAACGGCAAGGATATCACCGTCTTTCACTACTTCAGTGATGTTATTTGTTCCCAATACAGCTGCAATTTCAAGTGTACGTGCCATGATAGCTGAGTGGCTTGTACGTCCACCGATATTTGTTACAAAAGCTTTTACAAAGTTTTTGTCCAATTGAGCTGTATCAGATGGTGTCAAGTCATGTGCAATCACGATTACTTCTTCATTGATTGAAGCTGGGTTTGGCAATTTCTTACCAAGAAGGTTTGCCAACACACGTTTTGTCACGTCGCGGATATCCGCTGCACGTTCTTGCATGTATGGGTTGTCTTCCATGCCTTCAAAGATAGTGATGAACATGTCAGTCACTTCTTTAAGACCTGCTTCTGCATTGACTTTCTTGGCACGGATTGTTTCTTTAATCTGACCAATCAATTCTGGGTCAGAAAGAACCATCAAATGAGCGTCAAAAACTTGAGCCGCTTCTTCACCAAGCGTACCTACAGCTTTCTCACGGATAAGAGAAAGCTCGTTTTGGGAAGCTTCAAGAGCTACATCCAAACGAGCCTCTTCTGCGTTTGTATCTTCGACTGAAACAGTCTCGAATGACAAATCCGGTTGAACGAGTAGATATGCTTTTGCAACTGCAACACCGTCAGATGCCGCGATTCCTTTAAGCATTTCTGTCATTTTCCTTATGCCAATCCTTCTTTTTCCATTGTTTCTGAGATTGCAGCGATAGCGTCATCTGCATCTGCACCTTCAGCTGAGATAGTTACGTCAGCACCTTGGCCAACACCAAGACTCATAACACCCATGATTGATTTAAGGTTAACTGATTTACCTTTGTACTCAAGAGTGATATCTGAAGCAAATTTGCTAGCAGTTTGTACCAACAATGTTGCTGGACGTGCGTGAATACCTGTTTCTGCCACTACGTGGAAATCTTTAGAAGCCATAGTTTGACTCTCCTTTTGTTCTTTCTTTTTTGAGTTATATGTGATAACCCTTACAATTTGGTATTATATCATCTTCTCGGATTTTTTTCAAGCATTTTATGGGATTTATTCGATTTCCTTTCAGATAACTTCCTGAAAATCTTCTATTCTAGATAACAAAACACAGGATATAGTTTTCCAAAAAACTACTTGTAGGATAACTATCACTATTTCACAAAACAAACACTACATATTGTGTTTTGTGACCTCGAGTAGAAAAATAGACCACTATATTTAGTTTCAAATCATTGACAAAAATTTATTTTCTGATATACTAAGAAAGTAATCTATTTTGAAAGAGGAGTTACACAATGGTAACCGTTTATTCTAAAAACAACTGTGTCCAATGTAAGATGACCAAACGTTTCTTGGACAGTAATAATGTCGCTTATCGTGAAATCAATCTTGATGAGCAACCTGAGTACATCGATCAAGTTAAAGAGCTCGGTTTCAGCGCAGCTCCTGTTATCCAAACACCAACTGAAGTCTTTTCAGGTTTCCAACCAGGAAAATTGAAACAATTAGCATAATCTTAGTACATCATCCAGAAGAAACTGCTTCTAGGGCTAACTTAGAAGCCTTTCTTTTGTAATTAGATAAGGGAAATTTTATGGGATTAAAACATCTTGAAGACGTGACTTACTTCCGTCTCAATAACGAAATCAACCGTCCTGTTAATGGACAAATCATGCTTCATAAAGATAAGGAAGCCTTGGATGCTTTCTTTAAAGAAAATGTAGTTCCAAATACTATGGTTTTTGATTCAATCAAAGATAAAATCAACTACCTCATTGAACACAACTACATCGAAACAGCCTTTATCAAGAAATACCGTCCAGAATTTTTGGAAGAATTGCATCAATTTATCAAAGAACAAAACTTCCAATTCAAGTCTTTCATGGCAGCCTATAAGTTTTACAATCAATATGCCTTAAAGACTAACGACGGTGAATATTATCTTGAAAGTATGGAAGACCGCGTCTTCTTTAACGCCCTTTATTTCGCTGATGGCAATGAAGCTATTGCAATCGATATTGCCAATGAAATCATCCACCAACGCTACCAACCTGCTACTCCTTCCTTCTTGAATGCTGGACGTGCTCGTCGTGGAGAGTTGGTATCATGTTTTCTGATCCAAGTAACTGATGATATGAACTCTATCGGACGTTCTATCAACTCAGCTCTTCAACTGTCACGTATCGGTGGTGGTGTGGGGATTTCCCTCAGCAACCTTCGTGAAGCTGGTGCACCAATCAAAGGTTATGAAGGAGCAGCTTCTGGTGTCGTACCAGTCATGAAACTCTTCGAAGATAGCTTCTCTTACTCAAACCAATTGGGTCAACGTCAAGGTGCTGGTGTTGTCTACCTCAACGTCTTCCACCCAGATATCATCGCCTTCCTTTCAACTAAGAAAGAAAACGCCGATGAAAAAGTTCGTGTTAAGACCCTTTCACTTGGTGTTGTGGTGCCCGATAAATTCTACGAATTAGCACGTAAAAATGAAGAAATGTACCTCTTCAGCCCATACTCTGTAGAGCTTGAATACGGGGTACCATTCAACTACATCGACATCACTGAGAAATACGATGAACTAGTTGCAAATCCAAATATTCGCAAGACAAAAATCAAGGCGCGTGATTTGGAAACTGAAATCTCTAAATTGCAACAAGAATCTGGCTACCCTTATGTCGTCAACATTGATACGGCTAACCGTGCAAATCCTGTTGATGGTAAGATTATCATGAGTAACTTGTGTTCTGAGATTCTTCAAGTCCAAGAACCAAGCTTGATCAACGATGCTCAAGAATTCCTTCAAATGGGAACAGACGTTTCATGTAACCTTGGTTCAACCAACGTGGTCAACATGATGACTTCACCTGACTTTGGTCGTTCTATCCGTTCTATGGTTCGTGCCTTAACTTTCGTTACAGATAGTTCACACATCGTAGCTGTTCCTACCATCAATCACGGAAATAGCCAAGCCCACACCTTTGGTCTTGGTGCCATGGGACTTCACAGCTACCTT
Above is a genomic segment from Streptococcus mitis containing:
- a CDS encoding NrdH-redoxin; the protein is MVTVYSKNNCVQCKMTKRFLDSNNVAYREINLDEQPEYIDQVKELGFSAAPVIQTPTEVFSGFQPGKLKQLA
- a CDS encoding ribonucleotide-diphosphate reductase subunit alpha (Catalyzes the rate-limiting step in dNTP synthesis), which produces MGLKHLEDVTYFRLNNEINRPVNGQIMLHKDKEALDAFFKENVVPNTMVFDSIKDKINYLIEHNYIETAFIKKYRPEFLEELHQFIKEQNFQFKSFMAAYKFYNQYALKTNDGEYYLESMEDRVFFNALYFADGNEAIAIDIANEIIHQRYQPATPSFLNAGRARRGELVSCFLIQVTDDMNSIGRSINSALQLSRIGGGVGISLSNLREAGAPIKGYEGAASGVVPVMKLFEDSFSYSNQLGQRQGAGVVYLNVFHPDIIAFLSTKKENADEKVRVKTLSLGVVVPDKFYELARKNEEMYLFSPYSVELEYGVPFNYIDITEKYDELVANPNIRKTKIKARDLETEISKLQQESGYPYVVNIDTANRANPVDGKIIMSNLCSEILQVQEPSLINDAQEFLQMGTDVSCNLGSTNVVNMMTSPDFGRSIRSMVRALTFVTDSSHIVAVPTINHGNSQAHTFGLGAMGLHSYLAQQLIEYGSPESVEFTSIYFMLMNYWTLVESNNIARERGITFHNFEKSDYANGSYFDKYVTGEFVPKSDRIKELFKDVFIPSAADWAELRDKVQADGLYHQNRLAVAPNGSISYINDVSASIHPITQRIEERQEKKIGKIYYPAAGLSTETIPYYTSAYDMDMRKVIDVYAAATEHVDQGLSLTLFMRSDIPKGLYEWKKENKQTTRDLSILRNYAFNKGIKSIYYVRTFTDDGGEVGANQCESCVI
- a CDS encoding phosphocarrier protein HPr, yielding MASKDFHVVAETGIHARPATLLVQTASKFASDITLEYKGKSVNLKSIMGVMSLGVGQGADVTISAEGADADDAIAAISETMEKEGLA
- a CDS encoding phosphoenolpyruvate--protein phosphotransferase (Phosphotransferase system, enzyme I; transfers the phosphoryl group from phosphoenolpyruvate (PEP) to the phosphoryl carrier protein; part of the phosphoenolpyruvate-dependent sugar phosphotransferase system (PTS), a major carbohydrate active-transport system); the encoded protein is MTEMLKGIAASDGVAVAKAYLLVQPDLSFETVSVEDTNAEEARLDVALEASQNELSLIREKAVGTLGEEAAQVFDAHLMVLSDPELIGQIKETIRAKKVNAEAGLKEVTDMFITIFEGMEDNPYMQERAADIRDVTKRVLANLLGKKLPNPASINEEVIVIAHDLTPSDTAQLDKNFVKAFVTNIGGRTSHSAIMARTLEIAAVLGTNNITEVVKDGDILAVNGITGEVIINPTDGQAAEFKAAGEAYAKQKAEWALLKDAQTVTADGKHFELAANIGTPKDVEGVNNNGAEAVGLYRTEFLYMDSQDFPTEDEQYEAYKAVLEGMNGKPVVVRTMDIGGDKELPYFDMPHEMNPFLGFRALRISISETGDAMFRTQIRALLRASVHGQLRIMFPMVALLKEFRAAKAVYEEEKANLLAEGVAVADDIQVGIMIEIPAAAMLADQFAKEVDFMSIGTNDLIQYSMAADRMNEQVSYLYQPYNPSILRLINNVIKAAHAEGKWAGMCGEMAGDQKAVPLLVGMGLDEFSMSATSVLRTRSLMKKLDTAKMEEYANRALTECSTMEEVLELQKEYVNFD